A genome region from Anopheles stephensi strain Indian chromosome 2, UCI_ANSTEP_V1.0, whole genome shotgun sequence includes the following:
- the LOC118505745 gene encoding Golgi resident protein GCP60-like, which translates to MIAAENLDLSLKDLSLDAGSAASEESNKILKWNLPLKELYKLACSFYKEKSGKAIHLSYEDNLKLVAFTQQAAHGPLDLSDAPPLGMFDVIGKDRRIAWQQLGTITKLQAMEGFIDLLDRLCPLFKPYVEAIKKDKEEKARRAEQEQIQRTEALAAEKERQEELQRLENEKNREELHRRQLQDALNQQTYHQFKEYAEIQFPGNPEQQAVLIRQLQNEHYHQYMQQLQAQVATNLARLKSISDGEDDDNNPTAVVCENGPAGGAGEPGVFTTCANTVKENSQFEFKEQCDSDNDSGDYAVISPANMWTKPDIKLFKQEVMAGKGDGVIRVNHGDTVTVKVPTHEGGSCLFWEFATDSYDIGFGVYFEWGKPPTTEVSVHISESDEDDDTIEEDEEVICAEDLECGTVQNSQTSGAGGSSALGSRNPISIIIPIYRRECHQEVYAGSHTYPGEGTYLLKFDNSYSLWRPKTLYYKVFYTR; encoded by the exons atgaTAGCGGCCGAAAATTTGGATCTTTCGCTTAAAGATCTTTCCCTGGACGCGGGATCGGCGGCCAGTGAGGAGAGCAATAAAATTCTCAAATGGAACCTGCCGCTGAAGGAGCTGTACAAGCTGGCGTGCAGCTTTTACAAAG aaaaatctggaaaagcgATCCATCTAAGCTACGAGGACAATTTGAAG ctGGTGGCTTTTACACAGCAAGCAGCACACGGACCACTGGACCTGTCGGACGCTCCTCCGCTGGGAATGTTCGATGTCATCGGGAAGGATCGCAGAATAGCCTGGCAGCAGCTGGGCACAATAACGAAGCTTCAAGCGATGGAAGGTTTCATCGATCTGCTCGATCGTCTCTGTCCGCTGTTTAAACCGTACGTGGAGGCGATCAAGAAGGACAAGGAGGAGAAGGCTCGCCGTGCCGAACAGGAACAGATTCAGCGCACGGAAGCACTGGCCGCGGAAAAGGAACGCCAGGAGGAGCTGCAGCGGCtcgaaaatgaaaagaacCGTGAAGAGCTCCACCGGCGACAGCTGCAGGACGCGCTGAATCAGCAAACGTACCACCAGTTTAAGGAGTACGCGGAAATCCAGTTTCCGGGCAACCCGGAACAGCAGGCGGTGCTCATTCGGCAGCTGCAGAACGAACACTACCACCAGTACATGCAGCAGCTGCAGGCCCAGGTCGCGACCAATCTGGCCCGGCTGAAAAGCATATCCGATGGGGAGGACGACGATAACAATCCTACCGCTGTGGTGTGCGAAAATGGAcccgctggtggtgctggtgagcCGGGCGTATTTACGACCTGCGCCAACACCGTGAAGGAAAATAGTCAATTCGAGTTTAAGGAACAGTGTGACAGTGACAATGATTCTGGAG ATTACGCAGTAATCAGTCCCGCAAACATGTGGACCAAGCCGGATATAAAGCTCTTCAAGCAGGAAGTGATGGCCGGCAAAGGCGATGGTGTGATACGCGTAAACCATGGCGATACAGTTACG GTAAAAGTTCCAACGCACGAAGGAGGGTCGTGCTTGTTCTGGGAGTTTGCAACGGACAGTTACGACATTGGGTTTGGCGTGTACTTCGAGTGGGGCAAACCACCGACGACCGAAGTATCGGTGCATATAAGCGAAAGTGACGAGGACGATGATACGATAGAGGAAGATGAAG AAGTGATCTGTGCGGAAGACCTGGAGTGTGGTACGGTACAGAACAGCCAAACGAGTGGTGCCGGGGGCAGCAGTGCGCTCGGTTCGCGCAATCCCATCTCGATCATCATACCGATCTACAGGCGCGAATGTCACCAGGAGGTGTACGCCGGTTCCCATACCTACCCGGGCGAAGGCACGTACTTGCTCAAGTTCGACAACTCGTACAGCTTGTGGCGCCCGAAGACGCTCTACTACAAGGTTTTCTACACGCGATAA
- the LOC118505752 gene encoding DNA-binding protein SMUBP-2-like gives MSQGNSTSKTPTDEDTALVLNTDPKVVTKAAELLQRINTQVVDKNLDRVLEAVKIVDLTCDFKGCKQKTNLVGTDCSFCKDRFCFKHSLPEIHGCGEAVKRKERELFLHPMTGKAKAEQYEKQKAQVRLTQKLKQMSLERKQKPSSGGSSTKATGSTGATGGRGGGSSSRGGRRRPNNP, from the coding sequence ATGAGTCAGGGAAATTCGACCAGCAAAACGCCAACCGACGAAGACACAGCGCTCGTTTTGAACACGGATCCGAAAGTCGTCACCAAGGCGGCGGAACTGCTGCAACGGATCAACACCCAGGTGGTGGATAAGAACCTCGACCGGGTGCTCGAAGCTGTGAAGATCGTAGACCTGACGTGCGATTTTAAGGGATGCAAGCAGAAAACCAACCTCGTCGGAACGGACTGCTCGTTTTGTAAGGATCGGTTCTGCTTCAAACACAGCCTGCCGGAGATACATGGCTGTGGGGAAGCGGTTAAGCGCAAGGAGCGTGAACTGTTCCTGCATCCCATGACCGGCAAAGCGAAAGCGGAACAGTACGAAAAGCAGAAGGCACAGGTGCGCTTAACGCAGAAGCTGAAACAGATGTCACTGGAgcggaaacaaaaaccatcgtcCGGGGGAAGTAGTACTAAAGCGACCGGAAGCACAGGCGCTACAGGCGGTCGGGGCGGTGGATCATCCAGTAGGGGTGGAAGGAGACGACCGAACAACCCGTAA
- the LOC118505746 gene encoding 26S proteasome non-ATPase regulatory subunit 2-like: MSTAEKIEEPVVKAKGKEKEDEKTELSDEDKQLQDELNMLVERLQEADTELYRPSLEAMANLIRASTTSMTSVPKPLKFMRPHYETMKEIHKKMTAKLKDVNTLKLCAEIISVLAMTMGTGKECLVYRLLSDNSTENIGEWGHEYVRHLSGEIAANWPESTDHLFKNRLIELIHQIIPYNMAHNAEAEACDLLMEIERLDLLENYVDESAYPRVCLYLQSCVPYVAEPENISLLKCALNLSRKFNQHTQAMRLAMMINDTELIKEIFMSCGDSAVQKQLAFMLGRQQIFLELPEGSTDYDDLVEIMSNSHLNHHFLNLARELDIMEPKTPEDVYKSHLDNSRAPFGSQIDSARQNLAASFVNGFVNAGFGQDKLLMEDGNKWLYKNKEHGMLSATASLGLILLWDVDGGLTPIDKYLYSNEDYIKSGALLACGIVNCGVRNEVDPALALLSDYVLHQNTTMRIGAILGLGLAYAGSNRSVVLELIGSVFSSERRTGSNMEVMGIAALSLGMIAVGSCNSEVTEVLLQIIMDRSEADLKDTYARFLPLGLGLVYLGRQEAVEAVTAALEIVAEPFRSMATTMVEICAYAGTGNVLKIQQLLHLCSEHYEPTASSSEEPASKKSESKDSAKEKEDKEKDLSGCQAVAVLGIALIAMGEEIGAEMAFRSFGNLLRYCEPCIRRAVPLALGLISVSNPKLNILDTLSKFSHDSDAEVAHNAIFAMGLVGAGTNNARLASMLRQLAQYHAKDPNNLFMVRIAQGLTHLGKGTFTISPYHSDRQLMSPVAVAGLMAALVSFLDVKNIILGKSHYLLYTLTTAMQPRMLITFTEDLSSCPVPVRVGMAVDVVGQAGKPKTITGFQTHTTPVLLAMGERAELATEEYISLTPIMEGFCILRKNPNYVP, encoded by the exons TCTGACGAAGACAAGCAGCTTCAGGATGAGCTGAACATGCTGGTGGAGCGTCTGCAGGAAGCGGACACGGAGCTGTACCGTCCGTCGCTGGAAGCGATGGCAAACCTGATCCGTGCGTCCACCACCTCCATGACGTCCGTGCCGAAGCCGCTCAAGTTTATGCGTCCGCACTACGAAACAATGAAGGAGATTCACAAGAAAATGACGGCCAAGCTGAAGGACGTGAATACGCTAAAGCTTTGTGCGGAAATCATCTCCGTGCTGGCGATGACCATGGGCACCGGTAAGGAGTGTCTGGTGTACCGGTTGCTGAGCGACAATAGTACGGAAAATATCGGCGAATGGGGCCACGAGTACGTGCGCCATCTGTCCGGCGAGATTGCCGCGAACTGGCCGGAATCGACGGACCATCTGTTTAAGAACCGGTTGATCGAGCTGATCCACCAGATCATCCCGTACAACATGGCGCACAATGCGGAAGCGGAAGCGTGCGATCTGCTGATGGAAATCGAGCGGCTGGATTTGCTGGAGAACTATGTAGACGAAAGCGCCTACCCGCGGGTGTGCCTGTATCTGCAGAGCTGCGTACCGTACGTGGCCGAACCGGAGAACATCAGTCTGCTGAAGTGTGCGCTGAATCTGTCGCGCAAGTTTAACCAGCACACGCAGGCGATGCGTCTGGCGATGATGATCAACGATACGGAGCTGATCAAGGAAATCTTCATGTCGTGCGGGGACAGTGCGGTACAGAAGCAGCTCGCATTCATGCTTGGCAGGCAGCAAATCTTCCTCGAGTTGCCCGAGGGCAGCACGGACTACGACGATCTGGTGGAGATTATGTCCAACTCGCATCTGAATCACCATTTCCTCAATTTGGCCCGAGAGCTCGACATTATGGAGCCGAAAACGCCCGAGGATGTGTACAAGTCGCATCTGGACAATTCCCGTGCCCCGTTTGGTTCGCAGATCGATTCGGCTCGCCAGAATTTGGCCGCTAGCTTTGTGAACGGGTTCGTGAACGCCGGGTTCGGGCAGGACAAGCTGCTGATGGAGGATGGCAACAAGTGGCTGTACAAAAACAAGGAGCACGGTATGCTGAGTGCGACGGCCTCGCTGGGTCTGATCCTGCTGTGGGACGTGGATGGCGGTCTCACGCCGATCGATAAGTATCTGTACTCGAACGAGGATTACATCAAGTCGGGCGCATTGCTTGCCTGCGGTATCGTGAACTGTGGCGTAAGGAACGAGGTCGACCCGGCACTGGCCCTACTGTCGGACTATGTTCTGCATCAGAACACCACGATGCGCATCGGAGCGATCCTTGGGCTGGGTCTGGCGTACGCTGGTTCGAACCGATCGGTTGTGCTGGAGCTGATCGGCTCGGTGTTCAGTTCGGAGCGTCGTACCGGCTCGAACATGGAGGTGATGGGCATTGCGGCGCTGTCGCTGGGCATGATTGCGGTCGGATCGTGCAACAGTGAGGTCACGGAGGTGCTGCTGCAAATCATCATGGATCGCAGCGAGGCCGATCTGAAGGATACGTACGCTCGCTTCCTGCCCCTTGGGCTTGGGCTGGTGTACCTTGGCCGACAGGAGGCGGTCGAAGCGGTTACGGCTGCGCTGGAGATCGTGGCGGAACCGTTCCGTTCGATGGCAACCACCATGGTGGAAATCTGTGCCTATGCCGGCACCGGCAATGTGCTGAAAATTCAGCAACTGCTGCACCTCTGCTCGGAACACTACGAACCGACGGCATCGTCGAGCGAAGAGCCAGCGTCGAAGAAATCCGAATCgaaagactcggcgaaggagaaggaagacaAGGAAAAAGATCTCTCCGGGTGTCAGGCGGTGGCCGTGCTTGGCATTGCACTGATCGCGATGGGTGAAGAGATCGGAGCGGAAATGGCGTTCCGTTCGTTTGGTAATCTGCTGCGCTACTGTGAACCGTGCATAAGGCGTGCGGTCCCGCTGGCCCTGGGGCTGATTTCGGTCTCCAACCCGAAGCTGAACATTCTGGATACGTTGAGCAAATTTTCGCACGACAGTGACGCCGAGGTGGCCCACAATGCTATCTTCGCGATGGGTCTGGTAGGTGCCGGTACAAACAACGCCCGTTTGGCGTCGATGTTGCGCCAGCTGGCCCAGTATCACGCAAAGGACCCGAACAATCTGTTCATGGTGCGCATCGCCCAAGGACTGACCCATCTGGGTAAGGGAACGTTCACCATTAGCCCATACCATAGCGATCGACAGCTGATGAGCCCGGTTGCAGTGGCTGGTTTGATGGCAGCGCTTGTCTCCTTCCTGGACGTTAAGAACA TCATTCTCGGCAAATCGCACTATCTGCTGTACACCCTGACGACAGCCATGCAGCCACGCATGCTGATCACCTTCACCGAAGACTTGAGCTCTTGTCCCGTCCCGGTCCGCGTGGGAATG GCCGTCGATGTGGTCGGACAAGCGGGTAAACCGAAAACCATTACCGGTTTCCAGACGCACACCACACCCGTACTGCTGGCGATGGGCGAACGTGCCGAACTGGCCACCGAGGAGTACATCTCCCTCACACCGATCATGGAAGGGTTCTGCATTTTGCGAAAAAATCCCAACTACGTCCCATAA